A window of the Streptomyces griseochromogenes genome harbors these coding sequences:
- a CDS encoding decarboxylase, which translates to MDVSFLGGPRPQRGVAVVAPFDFALDRELWRWVPDEVSLHLTRTPFVPVEVSLDLARLVSEHETLVDAVRALSAVAPEVVAYACTSGSFVGGIAGERAMCAAMSGDGDALPSVTTSGALLEALEELRIRRVALVTPYTVSVTRALERYVAEAGVRVTGCSFMGLTRRIWQVPYRDVVAMAHRAVRPGSADALFISCTNLATYDVIPQLEAELRIPVLSANQVTMWAALRRLGTRAVGPYQALLDETARVWPALTEETPDHQDHQDHGEGLT; encoded by the coding sequence ATGGACGTCTCCTTTCTCGGCGGCCCCCGCCCACAGCGCGGTGTCGCTGTGGTCGCGCCCTTCGACTTCGCCCTCGACCGCGAGCTGTGGCGCTGGGTGCCCGACGAGGTGTCGCTGCACCTGACCCGTACCCCGTTCGTGCCGGTCGAGGTGAGCCTGGACCTGGCCCGGCTGGTCAGCGAGCACGAGACGCTCGTCGACGCGGTGCGCGCGCTGAGCGCCGTCGCCCCCGAGGTCGTGGCCTACGCCTGCACCTCCGGCAGCTTCGTCGGCGGGATCGCCGGGGAGCGGGCGATGTGCGCGGCGATGAGCGGGGACGGCGACGCGCTGCCCTCGGTCACCACCTCGGGGGCGCTGCTGGAGGCACTGGAGGAGCTGCGGATACGCCGGGTCGCCCTCGTCACCCCGTACACGGTGTCCGTCACCCGCGCCCTGGAGCGGTACGTCGCCGAGGCGGGCGTACGGGTCACCGGCTGCTCCTTCATGGGGCTGACCCGGCGCATCTGGCAGGTGCCGTACCGGGACGTGGTCGCGATGGCCCACCGCGCGGTGCGTCCCGGCTCGGCCGACGCGCTGTTCATCTCGTGCACCAACCTGGCGACCTACGACGTGATCCCCCAGCTGGAGGCCGAGCTGCGCATCCCCGTCCTGTCGGCCAACCAGGTCACGATGTGGGCGGCGCTGCGCCGACTGGGTACCCGAGCCGTGGGGCCCTATCAGGCGCTGCTCGACGAGACCGCGCGGGTGTGGCCCGCACTGACGGAAGAGACACCGGACCACCAGGACCACCAGGACCACGGAGAAGGGCTGACATGA
- a CDS encoding D-2-hydroxyacid dehydrogenase: protein MTPPLPTLLVLDADPPPRLGRLTGRARIVHTDPAGLAARLPEADVLLVWDFTSHAVREAWPGGGRRPRWVHTASAGVDHLMCPELAASGTVVTNARGIFDQPIAEYVAALVLAVAKDLPRTLEYQRERVWRHRETRRVAGTRACVVGSGPIGRAIARKLKALDVTTALVGREPRTGIHGPGDLDRLISRADWVICAAPLTEQTTGMFDAHRFGVMQPSSVFVNVGRGQLVDEDALAEALRRRWIAGAALDVFTAEPLPEDSPLWGLPGLIVSPHMSGDTIGWRDELGLQFVELYERWAAGRSLVNVVDKKRGYVPGH, encoded by the coding sequence ATGACGCCGCCCCTCCCCACCCTCCTGGTCCTCGACGCCGACCCCCCGCCCCGGCTCGGCCGCCTCACCGGCCGGGCCCGGATCGTGCACACCGACCCGGCCGGCCTCGCCGCGCGGCTGCCGGAGGCGGACGTGCTGCTGGTGTGGGACTTCACCTCGCACGCCGTGCGCGAGGCCTGGCCCGGGGGCGGGCGGCGGCCGCGCTGGGTGCACACGGCGAGCGCGGGCGTGGACCATCTGATGTGCCCCGAGCTCGCCGCGTCCGGCACCGTGGTGACCAACGCGCGCGGGATCTTCGACCAGCCGATCGCCGAGTACGTGGCCGCCCTGGTGCTGGCGGTGGCCAAGGACCTGCCGCGTACGCTGGAGTACCAGCGGGAGCGGGTCTGGCGGCACCGGGAGACCCGGCGGGTGGCGGGCACGCGCGCGTGCGTGGTCGGCTCCGGCCCGATCGGCCGGGCGATCGCGCGCAAGCTGAAGGCCCTGGACGTGACGACGGCGCTGGTCGGCCGGGAGCCGCGCACCGGCATCCACGGCCCGGGCGATCTTGACCGGCTGATCTCCCGCGCGGACTGGGTGATCTGCGCCGCGCCGCTGACCGAGCAGACGACCGGCATGTTCGACGCCCACCGGTTCGGCGTGATGCAGCCCTCGTCGGTCTTCGTGAACGTCGGCCGCGGGCAGCTGGTCGACGAGGACGCGCTCGCCGAGGCGCTGCGCAGGCGCTGGATCGCGGGCGCGGCCCTGGACGTGTTCACCGCCGAGCCCCTTCCCGAGGACAGCCCGCTGTGGGGACTGCCGGGGCTGATCGTCTCCCCGCACATGAGCGGCGACACGATCGGATGGCGCGATGAACTCGGCCTTCAGTTCGTGGAGTTGTACGAGCGGTGGGCGGCGGGCAGATCACTGGTGAACGTGGTCGACAAGAAACGCGGCTACGTCCCCGGTCACTGA
- a CDS encoding amidase, with product MQLTDLTAVQLLDGYRKGEFSPVEATEQALERARRIQPEVNAFVRLTEEDALARARDSERRWRRGEPAGLLDGVPVTVKDILLLRGHPTLRGSKTVSDQGGWDEDAPSVARLREHGAVFLGKTTTPEFGWKGVTDSPLSGVTRNPHAPSRTAGGSSGGSAAAVALGAGPLSLGTDGGGSIRIPAAFCGIFGLKPTYGRVPLYPSSPFGTLSHAGPMTRDAADAALLMDVIAAPDARDWSALPPAPGSFVAALEGGVRGLRVAYSPTLGGQVAVRPAVAAAVRKAVASLAGLGAYVEETDPDFSDPVEAFHTLWFSGAARLTQRFSPHRRRLLDPGLREICTQGARLGALDYLAAVDVRMNLGRRMGRFHETYDLLVTPALPLTAFEAGEEVPKGSGLRRWTGWTPFTYPFNLTQQPAATVPVGTDDDGLPVGMQIVAARHRDDLVLRASHALYEAGLTLAGS from the coding sequence ATGCAGCTCACCGACCTGACCGCCGTACAACTCCTCGACGGCTACCGCAAGGGCGAGTTCAGTCCCGTGGAGGCGACCGAACAGGCCCTGGAGCGGGCGCGGCGGATCCAGCCGGAGGTGAACGCGTTCGTGCGCCTCACCGAGGAGGACGCGCTGGCGCGGGCGCGGGACTCGGAGCGGCGGTGGCGGCGCGGCGAGCCGGCCGGGCTGCTGGACGGGGTCCCGGTCACCGTGAAGGACATCCTGCTGCTGCGCGGCCACCCCACGCTGCGCGGCTCGAAGACCGTCTCCGACCAGGGCGGCTGGGACGAGGACGCACCGTCCGTCGCCCGGCTGCGTGAGCACGGCGCGGTCTTCCTCGGCAAGACGACGACACCCGAATTCGGCTGGAAGGGCGTCACCGACTCCCCGCTGTCCGGAGTGACCCGCAACCCCCACGCCCCCTCCCGCACCGCGGGCGGCTCCAGTGGCGGCAGCGCGGCGGCCGTCGCGCTCGGCGCGGGCCCGCTGTCGCTGGGCACGGACGGCGGCGGCAGCATCCGTATCCCGGCCGCGTTCTGCGGGATCTTCGGTCTGAAGCCGACGTACGGCAGGGTGCCCCTGTATCCGTCGAGCCCGTTCGGGACCCTGTCGCACGCGGGCCCGATGACCCGGGACGCGGCCGACGCGGCGCTGCTGATGGACGTCATCGCGGCCCCCGACGCCCGCGACTGGTCGGCGCTGCCGCCGGCGCCGGGGTCCTTCGTCGCCGCGCTGGAGGGCGGTGTGCGCGGGCTGCGGGTCGCGTACTCCCCGACCCTGGGCGGGCAGGTCGCGGTCCGCCCGGCGGTCGCGGCGGCCGTACGGAAGGCGGTGGCGTCGCTCGCGGGCCTCGGCGCGTACGTCGAGGAGACCGACCCGGACTTCAGCGACCCGGTGGAGGCCTTCCACACCCTGTGGTTCAGCGGCGCGGCCCGGCTCACCCAGCGCTTCTCGCCGCACCGGCGCCGGCTGCTCGACCCCGGCCTCCGGGAGATCTGCACCCAGGGCGCCCGCCTCGGCGCGCTGGACTACCTGGCCGCGGTGGACGTCCGCATGAACCTCGGCCGCCGCATGGGCCGCTTCCACGAGACGTACGACCTGCTGGTGACACCGGCACTGCCGCTGACGGCGTTCGAGGCGGGCGAGGAGGTGCCCAAGGGGTCCGGCCTGCGCCGCTGGACCGGCTGGACGCCGTTCACCTATCCGTTCAACCTCACCCAGCAGCCCGCGGCGACGGTCCCCGTGGGCACCGACGACGACGGATTGCCGGTGGGAATGCAGATCGTCGCGGCCCGGCACCGGGACGACCTGGTGCTGCGGGCCTCACACGCCCTCTACGAGGCGGGGCTCACGCTCGCCGGAAGCTGA
- a CDS encoding DUF3830 family protein, which yields MADRFVTVSLDKRDAHCTARLLDDRAPLTCAAVWEALPLAGDVFHAKYARNEIYALFPPFASTEPPLENPTVTPIPGDLCYFSFAGAELGTKAYGYDRELRPGSTVVDLALFYERNNLLLNGDVGWVPGIVWGQVVDGLERMAEACNDLWRGGAAGETLSFRRA from the coding sequence ATGGCCGATCGATTCGTCACCGTCTCGCTCGACAAGCGGGACGCACACTGCACGGCACGCCTGCTGGACGACCGCGCGCCCCTGACCTGCGCGGCGGTGTGGGAGGCCCTGCCCCTCGCGGGCGACGTCTTTCACGCCAAATACGCGCGCAACGAGATCTACGCCCTCTTCCCGCCCTTCGCCTCCACGGAACCCCCACTGGAAAACCCGACGGTCACCCCGATCCCCGGCGACCTCTGCTACTTCTCCTTCGCCGGCGCCGAACTGGGCACGAAGGCCTATGGCTACGACCGTGAGCTGCGCCCCGGCAGCACGGTCGTCGATCTGGCCCTGTTCTACGAGCGCAACAATCTGCTGCTCAACGGGGACGTGGGGTGGGTGCCCGGGATCGTCTGGGGTCAGGTCGTCGACGGCCTCGAACGCATGGCCGAGGCCTGCAACGACCTGTGGCGCGGCGGGGCGGCGGGGGAGACGCTCAGCTTCCGGCGAGCGTGA